CTCATTCCCCGTCCCATCCCCAAACCTCACCGCCCTGAACCCCCGCGCCTCATAGAACTCGCGCGCCCGCACGTTGCTTTGAAACGTATACAACCGCACCGGCGCACGAAGCAGGGCGAGCGCCTCATTCACGAGCGCGCTCCCCACCCCGCGCCCCACGTGCTCCGGCGCGAC
The Candidatus Binatia bacterium genome window above contains:
- a CDS encoding GNAT family N-acetyltransferase → VAPEHVGRGVGSALVNEALALLRAPVRLYTFQSNVRAREFYEARGFRAVRFGDGTGNEVGVPDVMYRRD